The Gemmatimonadota bacterium nucleotide sequence CCAGTTTCCTGACCGAACTGATGGTCCGGAGCATGATCGACGCGAAGATCCTGCCTGAGGGCGCGCTCCAATTGATCATCGGCGGGGTCGGCGATCTGTTCGAGCACCTGACCTGCCAGGACGTGGTGACCTTCACCGGGTCGGCGTCCACCGGCCGGAAGCTCAAGGCCCATCCGAAAATCATCGAAGAGTCGATCCGCTTCAACATGGAAGCCGACTCCCTCAACTTCTGCATGCTTGGCCCCGACGCCACGCCCGGCACCGAGGAGTTCGATCTCTTCATCAAGGAGATTGGCCGGGAAATGACGTTGAAGGCGGGCCAGCGGTGCACCGGCGTTCGCCGGATCATGGTGCCGGACAGCGTCGTCGACGAGGTGATTCGGGCGGTGGGCAAGCGGCTGGCCGGGGCCACCCTCGGGGATCCGTCGGTCGACGGCGTCCGGATGGGACCGCTCGCCTCCAAGGCCCAGGTGGCCGAGGTCCGGAAGAACGTCGACGGAATCAAGGCCGCGGCCGAAGTCGTGTACGGCAACTATGACGATTTTTCGGTGACCGGTGCCGATCGGACCCGGGGCGCCTTCTTCCCCGCCATGCTCCTTCACTGCGCCGAGCCGCTCCGGCGGAGCGAAGTCCACGACATCGAGGTCTTTGGACCGGTCAGCACCGTGATGGGCTATCGAACCGTGGCCGATGCCTGTGAGCTGGCCAAACGGGGCAAAGGGAGTCTCTGCGGTTCGCTCTTTTCCGGCGATGACCGAGTGGCCCGCGAGGTCGTGCTCGGCACGGCCGCGTTCCACGGCCGGTTGATGCTGGTCAACCGGCGCTCGGCCAAGGAATCAACCGGCCACGGGTCGCCGATGCCGCAATTGGTGCACGGCGGGCCGGGCCGGGCCGGCGGCGGCGAAGAAATGGGCGGGATGCGGAGTGTGATGCACTATCTCCAGCGGACCGCGCTGCAGGGTCATCCGGAAACGTTGACCCACGTCATGAAGGTGTGGATGAAGGGCGCCGACACCCCGACCGATGTCGCCCACCCCTTCTCGAAGTACTTCGACGATATCCAAGTGGGTGACACGTTGTTCACCCATCGTCGGACCGTCACCGAAGCCGATGTCGTCAATTTTGCCGGCATCTCGGGCGACTACTTCTATGCCCACACCGACGAAATGGCCGCGAAGGACTCCCTGTTCGGGCGCCGGGTAGCGCATGGCTATTTCGTGCTCTCGGCCGCGGCTGGGTTGTTCGTGTATCCGCCGAAGGGGCCGGTGCTGGCCAACTACGGGCTCGAGCGGCTCCGCTTCACCAAGCCCGTCTACCCCGGCGATACCAT carries:
- the paaZ gene encoding phenylacetic acid degradation bifunctional protein PaaZ, which gives rise to MRTLTSYAEGQWVAGAGNATTLVHAVTGDPVAEVGNNGLDFKTMLEYGRRVGGPAMRKLTFHERARMLKAMAQHLMARKDDFYALSAATGATKSDSWVDIEGGIGTFFSYAGKGRRELPDETFYIDGDLEALSKGGTFVGRHIAVPLEGVAVHINAYNFPCWGMLEKLAPTFLAGMPAIVKPASATSFLTELMVRSMIDAKILPEGALQLIIGGVGDLFEHLTCQDVVTFTGSASTGRKLKAHPKIIEESIRFNMEADSLNFCMLGPDATPGTEEFDLFIKEIGREMTLKAGQRCTGVRRIMVPDSVVDEVIRAVGKRLAGATLGDPSVDGVRMGPLASKAQVAEVRKNVDGIKAAAEVVYGNYDDFSVTGADRTRGAFFPAMLLHCAEPLRRSEVHDIEVFGPVSTVMGYRTVADACELAKRGKGSLCGSLFSGDDRVAREVVLGTAAFHGRLMLVNRRSAKESTGHGSPMPQLVHGGPGRAGGGEEMGGMRSVMHYLQRTALQGHPETLTHVMKVWMKGADTPTDVAHPFSKYFDDIQVGDTLFTHRRTVTEADVVNFAGISGDYFYAHTDEMAAKDSLFGRRVAHGYFVLSAAAGLFVYPPKGPVLANYGLERLRFTKPVYPGDT